tcttttgccaaagagTGGGAAATTGGTGGATTTcactgccacaggtggctgtggcggccaagttgttgggtatatttaaggcagaaggagatagattcttgattagtcatggcatgaagggatgtggggagaagacaggtgattggggctgagagggaaaatggatcagccatggtgaaatggtggagcagacttgatgggccaaatggcccaattctgctcctgtatctttttGGCATCAGATTTATATAAACCAACAATATCCATTAGAAttgctgagctcatcaatctCCTCTCTgaagtggtggtggcatccgtcggtctcgagagaccatggatctgcgcctggagtttccagggcgcaggcctgggcagggttgtatgggagaccggcagctgcccaagctgcaagccttcccctctccacgccaccgatgttgtccaagggaagggcactaggacccatgcagcttggcaccggtgacatcacagagcaatgtgttgttaagtgccttgctcaaggacacaaacacactgcctcagctgaggctcgaaccagtgaagTAAATCATACAATCAATGAACATCAAGTGAGTCTAGAAAGGAAATCACAGCTGCATTTGTTCACTGAAGCTCTGTTCTCTGAAAACGTTTGACACTTGATCCTAAACTACTAACAAAAATCCAGGAACTGTGGTGATAAACATGGTTCTACACTGGATTCTGAGGAGCCCGATTTGAATTGCACTGAAAAGCATCAGATAAAGTTGAAAGTATACTTGAAAGTTGGATTCCCCGAGAGTGACACGACCAGTCAACGCCAGAGCGGCAAGAAATACGGAGTCTAAATATTAATCAAAGAAGCAATTAAACAAAATGGATGCTGGAACAAAAAAGGTTTGAAAAATAAAGATTGAGATTGGAAATTACAAATGCAACTTTGTTCACCTTGCTTACATAAGGCGTTTTCACAATGGATGTTTTATTTTCCTCTGAAATGTTTTACTGCCAATTGAGAACATATCTAAATGTACTGGTCCTTTCAGTAAAGAAAATCCAGATGTCATTTCACATACTGCAAGATATAACGCAAATAACCTGGTCAAGAAGTACTCGTTAAAGACTAAACAGCGGCCAGGACACAAGAAACCTCCCAGCTGTCACCCTCGCCACGGCACAACCCCGGTGAGGCGCCGGACTTGCCTGCAGATGAGCCGCTTGAAGAAGGAGAGCAGCCACGCGAAGCAGGTGCACACTCTCAGCGCTCGGAGCTGGCTCACCGCCATGATCACCCCAGGCTTCTGCTCGGCGGCAGCGCTCGGATGCCCCTGCCCGGCGAGCCGGTCCCCCGCAACCAGGAACGCAGCCACCGCGGACACTGAGGCCGTCCGACACCCGGCCCCGCACAACACGCATGCGCGCAAGCTGGCTCCGGCCGCCGACCCGGAAGTGACTCTCGCGTAGGGGCGGAAGGACAATACAGACGCCGTGCGTGGCGTTACGGATGACTGCGGCGTATGGTGCGGGTGTGAAGGGACACGAAATACTctgaacacgctggaggaactcagcaggttgggcagcatccgtggaaaccacgaaggatctcgacctgttgagttcctccaacgtgttGTGCGTGAACGTGAAGGGACGACAGGGCAGCACCTGAAGTATAGGTGGATCAGGGAGTGGTTACAGGGGCGGGGCTCCAAGTGCCAGACTATAGGTGGACGGGGCGTGGTTACAGGGGCAGGGCTACAGTTGCCGGACTATAGGTGGACGGGGCGTGGTTACAGGGGCAGGGCTACAGTTGCCGGACTATAGGTGGACGGGGCGTGCTTACAGGGGCAGGGCTACAGTTGCCGGACTATAGGTGGATGGGGCGTGCTTACAGGGGCAGGGCTACAGTTGCCGGACTATAGGTGGACGGGGCGTGGTTACAGGGGCAGGGCTACAGTTGCCGGACTATAGGTGGACGGGGCGTGGTTACAGGGGCAGGGCTACAGTTGCTGGACTATAGGTGGACGGGGCGTGCTTACAGGGGCAGGGCTACAGTTGCCGGACTATAGGTGGACGGGGCGTGCTTACAGGGGCAGGGCTACAGTTGCCGGACTATAGGTGGATGGGGCGTGCTTACAGGGGCAGGGCTACAATTGCCGGACTATAGGTGGATGGGGCGTGCTTACAGGGGCAGGGCTACAGTTGCCGGACTATAGGTGGATGGGGCGTGCTTACAGGGGCAGGGCTACACTTGCCGGACTATAGGTGGATGGGGCGTGCTTACAGGGGCAGGGCTACAGTTGCCGGACTATAGGGGGACAGGGCATGGTTACAGGGGCAGAGCTACAGTTGCCAGACTATAGGTGGACGGGGCGTGCTTACAGGGGTGGGACTACAAGTGCCAGACTATAGGTGGATCGGGGAGTGGTTACAGGTGCGGGGAAACAAGTGCCAGACTGTAGGTGGAAAGGGCGTGGTTACAGGGGTGGGCTACAATTGCCAGACTATAGGTGGATGGTGGCGTGGTTACAGGAGCTCAGGACAGAAGGAGTGGTTGCGTGGGTCAGACCAAGAGGTGGGGTCCTGATGAGGGATCTGGGCTGTAGACGTTGACTGTAATAgcgtccatgaagaggaggagggttgactctttactcttttccatacaggtgtcccccgctttacgaaagttcgctttacaccacttcgctttcacgaaagacctacattgctaccctgttttcgctaaccaaagaggattttcgctattacgaaaaaaggcagcgtgCCAAGCTCCTCTCCCAGGAACTACACTCAGCGTCAAGCCGCCATAGCTTAAACACGTGTCTGTGAACATCTCTGCTTTATCTCGATTTATTCtgtgcatctgttagcaagatgtgtgctaaggtattggaaaagcctaagagagctcgtaagggtgttacgCTTAGCGTAAAACTGGACATAATTAAGCGTctcgatcgtggtgaacgaaaTAAGGACATTGTACGTGCATTGAACTTGCCTGCATCCACCATTCGTACTATTTACACGCAGAGAGAAcgaatcttgaaagctgccgatgttGGTTCTGCtagtagcaaagtggtctcttttAGTCGGCATCCGgtaatggataaaatggaaagtctattgcttgagtggattgatgggtgtagAAAGTGTGGTGTTCCATTAAGTTACCTTACacttaaggagaaatcagtcagtctttttaataagctgaaacagaaagcactggacgatGGTGACGAAAGTGTTgcaaaagtggaatttaaaggtagtcatgggtggtttgatcggtttctgaggcgagggcagcttcatagcttaaaggttactggagggagtgcttcggctgatactgaagctgccgaaaagttcccagaagaactgacagatgaagagctgatgcagttaaaagaggaaaggataacaatcaaAACCGAATGTAATAGCGAACAGCCAGAAAGTGAAGTCATCCaagaactgaacgtgaagcattTGAGTGAGATTTTCGCTAAGGTTGACAgggctgcaatgattgcagaaaagtatgactttaattttgaaagggcatgtaggtttagggcaggtttgcaggatgttttgagcgcttacaaagaactgtatgatagaaaaatgcgcgaggctaagcagtcaagcatactgtcatttttcaagccttccacatcagccacagcagaagATGAACCTggaccttcgacatcgaggcgggcagacatagaagaaggtgtaGACGCTAGGGATATGCATGCCCTGATGAATTCAGACGATGATGAAATGACAagccagtctcctgtacctcccaccaccccagcctccgacgactcagcctaacacaccatcatcagtgtgctcgctgtcttcccgattccggtatgtgaaactacactgtacatacattatttctactttatataggctgtgtatttatcatatcattcctgcttttactatatattagtgttattttagattttatgtgttatttggtaggttatttttcgggtctgggaacgctctaaaatttttc
This sequence is a window from Hemitrygon akajei chromosome 1, sHemAka1.3, whole genome shotgun sequence. Protein-coding genes within it:
- the LOC140724595 gene encoding uncharacterized protein — protein: MCAKVLEKPKRARKGVTLSVKLDIIKRLDRGERNKDIVRALNLPASTIRTIYTQRERILKAADVGSASSKVVSFSRHPVMDKMESLLLEWIDGCRKCGVPLSYLTLKEKSVSLFNKLKQKALDDGDESVAKVEFKGSHGWFDRFLRRGQLHSLKVTGGSASADTEAAEKFPEELTDEELMQLKEERITIKTECNSEQPESEVIQELNVKHLSEIFAKVDRAAMIAEKYDFNFERACRFRAGLQDVLSAYKELYDRKMREAKQSSILSFFKPSTSATAEDEPGPSTSRRADIEEGVDARDMHALMNSDDDEMTSQSPVPPTTPASDDSA